In Saccharicrinis fermentans DSM 9555 = JCM 21142, a genomic segment contains:
- a CDS encoding outer membrane beta-barrel protein codes for MNTNKDIDHIFKDGLANFSETPPAHVWDAIQKELQATQNNKKVIVFWRSIAAAFIGLIVLGGLLYRHTTNNSLIADKNSINTNITTALESTDSTNDTAHIGYTKEINEITDKPKPTTRYTTHEALVAYENNTQTISHKASSSNQAKPITPPKGSAPQSAPMTSNHIPDKTTTHALSTAHPLRTAQDLHIARALPVDATQLFYSQNQQAIIHLMKQATIKPLFSTNNPSDENEENKKRALQFALGGQFSPSYSYRETQASTANQTKAVDEDGIMTYTGGIHLHIKTRKRWGVETGLYYSRMGQKFSNPLLGRSENMLYSASFSAGVRSTEPNLQNSMGQIKLKSTAQQDLIMDVSKSSANMQVNADSKNTYTSKDLDLIKVQQELDYIEVPFLLRYNILDRSVGLSISGGMSTHFLIGNSAYKLENSSKNKIGEMEDINNINYSAIIGLGLRTPLFKSLDFNFEPRIKYFMNSVTEKGSSYKPYSVGIYTGISYTF; via the coding sequence ATGAATACGAACAAAGATATAGATCATATATTTAAAGATGGACTTGCCAACTTCTCGGAGACACCTCCTGCCCATGTGTGGGATGCAATTCAGAAAGAGCTACAAGCTACCCAAAACAATAAAAAAGTCATCGTTTTTTGGAGAAGCATAGCTGCTGCATTTATTGGACTTATAGTATTGGGAGGACTATTGTATCGTCACACAACAAACAACAGCCTCATCGCGGACAAAAATAGTATAAACACAAACATCACAACAGCACTCGAAAGTACTGATAGTACGAATGACACTGCACATATAGGCTATACCAAAGAAATAAACGAGATTACAGATAAACCAAAACCAACAACAAGATATACTACCCATGAAGCCCTAGTGGCCTACGAAAATAACACACAAACAATATCACACAAAGCAAGCAGTAGCAACCAAGCGAAGCCAATCACTCCACCCAAAGGCAGTGCACCACAATCTGCGCCCATGACCAGCAACCATATACCAGACAAAACAACTACACACGCGCTCTCTACTGCTCACCCTTTAAGAACGGCACAAGACCTTCATATTGCCAGGGCATTACCTGTTGATGCTACCCAACTCTTCTATTCTCAAAACCAACAAGCCATTATTCATTTAATGAAACAAGCTACCATCAAGCCACTCTTTAGCACAAACAATCCCTCTGATGAGAACGAAGAGAATAAAAAAAGAGCGCTCCAGTTTGCCTTAGGAGGTCAATTTTCCCCCAGTTATTCTTATCGAGAAACACAAGCATCAACCGCCAATCAAACAAAAGCGGTTGACGAAGATGGAATTATGACTTATACAGGTGGTATCCATCTACATATCAAAACCAGAAAAAGATGGGGTGTAGAAACCGGCTTATACTATTCTCGTATGGGTCAAAAATTTAGCAACCCTCTCCTTGGCCGATCAGAAAACATGCTCTACAGTGCCTCCTTTAGTGCAGGCGTGCGCAGTACAGAACCCAACTTGCAAAACTCCATGGGTCAAATCAAACTTAAAAGCACAGCACAACAGGACCTGATTATGGATGTGTCCAAATCCAGTGCCAATATGCAAGTCAATGCCGACAGCAAAAATACCTATACTTCAAAAGATCTTGATCTTATAAAAGTGCAACAAGAACTGGACTATATTGAAGTCCCCTTCCTTTTACGCTACAACATTTTAGATAGGTCAGTGGGGCTTTCTATCTCTGGTGGTATGAGTACGCATTTCTTAATAGGCAATAGCGCCTATAAATTAGAAAACAGCTCGAAAAATAAAATAGGGGAAATGGAAGATATAAACAATATCAACTATTCCGCTATCATTGGTTTAGGATTACGAACTCCCTTATTCAAATCTTTGGACTTTAACTTTGAACCGAGAATTAAGTATTTCATGAACTCAGTAACAGAAAAAGGAAGCAGTTATAAACCATACTCCGTAGGCATCTACACCGGTATTAGTTATACCTTTTAA
- a CDS encoding RNA polymerase sigma factor, translating into MENLVEIIKRCQKNSAKAQKILYQNFSPWLLGVCIQYCKDRTEAEDNLQEGFIKIFKNIHKFRFEGSFEGWMRRIMVNTIIESFRKKNPLYLVDSIEQYQIEYEDTSPEPPAYSTKELLELIESLPPKYKLVFNLYALEGLTHQEIAASLGISVGTSKSNLSRARKILKQKLIKKSNKESQTA; encoded by the coding sequence GTGGAGAATCTGGTTGAAATTATAAAACGATGTCAAAAAAACAGTGCTAAAGCGCAAAAAATTCTGTACCAGAATTTTTCGCCGTGGTTACTGGGTGTCTGTATTCAATATTGTAAAGACAGAACGGAGGCAGAGGATAATTTACAAGAAGGGTTCATCAAAATATTTAAAAACATACATAAGTTTAGGTTTGAAGGCTCATTCGAAGGCTGGATGCGTAGAATAATGGTAAACACAATTATTGAATCCTTCCGTAAGAAGAACCCCCTTTATTTGGTGGACTCCATAGAACAATATCAGATAGAATACGAAGACACCAGTCCTGAACCACCTGCATATTCAACCAAAGAACTGCTTGAGTTAATAGAATCTTTGCCTCCTAAATATAAACTTGTATTTAATTTATATGCACTGGAAGGACTTACTCATCAAGAAATTGCAGCATCACTGGGGATATCAGTGGGCACTTCCAAATCGAACCTATCACGAGCCAGAAAAATTTTAAAACAAAAGCTAATAAAAAAAAGCAATAAAGAATCGCAAACAGCATGA
- the smpB gene encoding SsrA-binding protein SmpB produces MSKQNKINIRNKKAYFDYEILEKFVAGVQLSGTEIKSLRLGKASLVEAYCYFINNELWVRGFNISEYFFGTYNNHMPLRERKLLLHKKELSKLDRKTKESGLTIIPLQVFITEKGWAKLEIGLAKGKKSHDKRETLKTKDAKREIDRIKKNY; encoded by the coding sequence ATGTCGAAACAAAATAAAATTAACATACGCAACAAAAAAGCCTACTTCGATTACGAAATACTAGAGAAATTCGTAGCAGGAGTACAATTGTCCGGCACCGAAATAAAATCCTTAAGACTAGGAAAAGCAAGCTTGGTAGAAGCCTACTGCTACTTTATAAACAATGAGCTTTGGGTAAGGGGCTTTAATATATCTGAATATTTTTTTGGCACATACAACAACCACATGCCATTGCGCGAACGGAAGCTTTTGTTGCATAAAAAAGAACTCAGCAAACTAGACAGGAAGACAAAAGAATCAGGTCTCACCATTATTCCTCTTCAAGTATTTATTACAGAAAAAGGATGGGCCAAATTAGAAATAGGACTGGCCAAGGGTAAGAAAAGCCATGACAAAAGAGAAACACTTAAAACCAAAGATGCCAAGCGCGAAATAGATCGCATTAAAAAAAACTACTAG
- a CDS encoding Yip1 family protein encodes MEATKKQESLGEKYKKLLVRTKNLLIAPKQEWDSIHKEKSDINNILSDYVLPYLATLSLITFISYIASHQGYPFETALKKALSQFASFFFGLYISHFIILKIIPKFTLNTFSNNLKLLSFKISAYNSIILYLIVIITSLIPQIYFLQFIGIYTIYLVWLATKGMGEFESRDLRVVFTIIVSLLLMFVPYFISIIFIEIVGFY; translated from the coding sequence ATGGAAGCCACAAAAAAACAGGAAAGCCTAGGCGAAAAGTATAAAAAATTATTGGTAAGAACCAAGAATCTTCTTATTGCACCCAAACAAGAATGGGATTCCATTCATAAAGAAAAGTCTGACATCAATAATATTTTAAGTGATTATGTATTGCCCTACCTTGCGACGTTATCGTTGATTACATTTATCAGCTATATTGCTTCACACCAGGGCTACCCATTTGAAACAGCGCTAAAAAAAGCACTGTCGCAGTTTGCCTCCTTCTTTTTTGGTCTATACATTTCTCATTTTATAATCCTTAAAATCATACCTAAGTTTACATTAAACACCTTCAGCAACAATTTAAAGCTTCTATCATTTAAGATTTCGGCGTATAATTCTATTATTTTATATCTCATAGTAATTATCACTTCGCTAATCCCTCAGATATACTTTTTACAATTTATAGGGATATATACCATATATTTGGTTTGGCTGGCCACCAAAGGTATGGGAGAGTTTGAATCACGTGACCTCCGAGTTGTTTTTACCATAATAGTAAGTTTACTACTGATGTTTGTTCCTTACTTTATTTCAATTATATTTATCGAAATAGTTGGATTTTATTAA